The Bradyrhizobium sp. WBAH42 genome includes a window with the following:
- a CDS encoding efflux RND transporter periplasmic adaptor subunit, translated as MSGLRARSACVAMMLAALAPLLAGCDESSSAVSAAQPPAPDVSIVVVKPQSRAVVRELPGRIAPTRVSDVRPRVSGIVVERLFRQGSEVKAGDPLYRIDPRPFEVEVMANEAALAKSEAALMQARQQAHRIATLTRDRAAPEAENEKAIAAERQAHAEVEGRKAELARAKLNLDYATVRAPIDGVVGAALVSEGALAVQNETNLATIQQLDPIYADFTQSVTELNQLRRAFETGDLERIAADAAKVRLVLDDNTIYSLDGKLLFSDAKVDAHTGQVTLRGEFRNPKRELLPGMYVRVRIDQGLDSDAIAVPQQAIQRNGGGGSEVFVVKDDNHIAVQPVRTGSVQDGLWFVTEGLKAGDKVVVEGFQKFAAGDKVQPQSWSEADATADNRHALKLTR; from the coding sequence ATGTCCGGACTTCGCGCGCGATCGGCATGCGTTGCAATGATGCTCGCGGCCCTTGCGCCGCTTCTGGCAGGCTGCGACGAATCCAGCTCCGCGGTGTCCGCCGCCCAGCCGCCCGCTCCTGACGTCAGCATCGTCGTCGTCAAGCCGCAGTCCCGCGCCGTGGTGCGCGAGCTGCCGGGCCGGATCGCGCCGACGCGGGTCTCCGACGTGCGGCCGCGCGTGTCCGGCATCGTGGTCGAGCGCCTGTTCCGCCAGGGCAGCGAGGTGAAGGCCGGCGATCCGCTCTACCGCATCGATCCGCGCCCGTTCGAGGTCGAGGTGATGGCGAATGAGGCCGCGCTGGCCAAGTCCGAAGCGGCTTTGATGCAGGCCAGGCAACAGGCGCATCGTATCGCCACCCTGACCAGGGATCGCGCCGCCCCTGAAGCCGAGAACGAGAAGGCGATCGCGGCCGAACGCCAGGCCCATGCCGAGGTCGAAGGCCGCAAGGCCGAGCTCGCGCGGGCCAAGCTCAATCTCGACTATGCCACCGTTCGCGCGCCGATCGACGGCGTGGTCGGTGCGGCCCTCGTCAGCGAGGGCGCGCTCGCCGTGCAGAACGAGACCAATCTCGCCACCATCCAGCAGCTCGATCCGATCTATGCCGACTTCACCCAGTCGGTGACCGAGCTCAACCAGCTCCGCCGTGCCTTCGAGACCGGCGACCTCGAGCGCATCGCCGCCGATGCCGCCAAGGTGCGCCTCGTGCTCGACGACAACACCATCTATTCGCTCGACGGCAAGCTGCTGTTCTCCGACGCCAAGGTCGACGCCCACACCGGCCAGGTGACGTTGCGCGGCGAGTTCCGCAATCCCAAGCGCGAGCTGCTGCCGGGCATGTATGTGCGGGTCCGGATCGACCAGGGTCTCGATTCCGACGCGATCGCGGTGCCGCAGCAGGCGATCCAGCGCAACGGCGGCGGCGGCAGCGAGGTGTTCGTGGTCAAGGACGACAACCACATCGCGGTGCAGCCGGTGCGCACCGGATCGGTGCAGGACGGCCTCTGGTTCGTCACCGAAGGCCTGAAGGCCGGCGACAAGGTCGTGGTCGAAGGCTTCCAGAAATTCGCGGCCGGCGACAAGGTCCAGCCGCAATCCTGGTCCGAGGCGGACGCGACCGCGGACAACCGGCACGCCCTTAAGCTCACGCGGTAA